One window from the genome of Moraxella nasibovis encodes:
- a CDS encoding ATP-binding cassette domain-containing protein, giving the protein MRHALLFTPAFVASLAFVGIAQLIVASSTFFIANLAKSVTDGTLSLPYLIGFVASLTLVLIPLYFASIFLEKAKFNSLARYNTLFDKHFLGKSCHYNNHTLKHTATAMLSQESKHTLDDSLLGVFDMITLLLNVGFNLIVIAWVLDGFILLGYGVGMVLAMGAVHLFKDRLGNLAKTAQMSRLMLMSGLSRAWDNVIIFNKYNYLRHNRTLTDTLNKAKTDSIHAKSMRHLSSNVGILVLLVCVLAASGVLFWQNLGDMAMLAMLVATLPRQIQMLQMSHELIGYRAEISTLMARLDGLIQLFDTPNATLDKHIKKDRIFVKQTNQAFDFDEFLKNTPSTGRITLVGDNGVGKSCVLLTLKNRLGERAYYLPAKHELIFDNTEGSTGQRLIVEIDELTGDDTPILLLDEWDANLDGVNTDIIHAKLDEIGKTRLIVEVRH; this is encoded by the coding sequence ATGAGACACGCTCTACTATTTACCCCTGCTTTTGTGGCAAGCCTTGCCTTTGTTGGTATTGCCCAGCTGATTGTCGCATCATCCACCTTTTTTATCGCAAATCTTGCCAAAAGTGTAACGGACGGCACGCTGTCGCTGCCTTATCTTATTGGTTTTGTGGCATCTTTGACACTCGTACTGATACCGCTTTATTTTGCCAGTATCTTTTTGGAAAAAGCCAAATTTAACTCGCTAGCACGTTATAACACTTTGTTTGATAAGCATTTTTTGGGAAAATCATGCCATTATAATAACCACACCCTAAAACACACCGCCACCGCCATGCTCTCCCAAGAAAGCAAACACACCCTTGATGACAGCTTGCTTGGCGTTTTTGATATGATAACGCTACTATTAAATGTCGGATTCAACCTGATTGTCATTGCATGGGTGCTAGACGGCTTTATTTTATTGGGTTATGGCGTGGGCATGGTGCTTGCCATGGGAGCGGTGCATTTATTTAAAGACAGGCTTGGTAATCTTGCCAAAACCGCCCAAATGTCTCGGCTCATGCTGATGTCGGGGCTATCAAGGGCGTGGGATAATGTGATTATTTTTAATAAATACAATTACTTACGACACAATCGCACTCTGACAGACACCCTTAACAAAGCCAAAACCGACAGTATCCATGCCAAATCCATGCGACACCTAAGCAGTAATGTGGGAATACTTGTTTTGCTTGTGTGCGTCTTGGCGGCAAGTGGCGTGCTATTTTGGCAAAATTTGGGGGATATGGCGATGCTTGCCATGCTCGTTGCTACGTTGCCACGCCAGATTCAAATGCTTCAAATGAGCCATGAACTCATTGGCTATCGGGCGGAAATTAGCACACTCATGGCTCGGCTTGACGGGCTAATCCAATTGTTTGATACGCCAAATGCCACGCTTGATAAGCACATTAAAAAAGATAGAATTTTTGTCAAACAGACCAATCAAGCCTTTGATTTTGATGAATTTTTGAAAAATACGCCCAGCACAGGACGCATTACCCTTGTTGGCGATAATGGCGTGGGCAAATCGTGCGTGCTTTTGACATTAAAGAACAGGCTTGGCGAGCGTGCTTATTATCTGCCCGCCAAGCATGAGCTGATTTTTGATAATACCGAAGGCTCAACAGGACAGCGACTTATCGTTGAAATTGATGAGCTAACGGGCGATGATACGCCTATATTGCTCCTTGATGAATGGGACGCCAATTTGGATGGCGTGAACACGGACATCATTCACGCCAAGTTAGATGAAATTGGGAAAACAAGGCTTATCGTGGAAGTTCGCCATTGA
- the pssA gene encoding CDP-diacylglycerol--serine O-phosphatidyltransferase: protein MNNNNHLPDNIAHHDDDHDGITFEVVEREAIDGRKQVRRGVYLVPNLITTASMLSAFFSIVASSEGRLHQACLAIFLSAILDGMDGRAARMLNAQSPFGEQFDSLADCIAFGLAPAILVYHFALHELGRFGLACAFVFAACAAFRLARFNVQIGAVDKKYFIGLASPLAAILVASSVMVAIDHADWVGSIGQSVGVGEIVFAAWTVVCGLLMVSNVKYYSFKEFDRQKVPFVALIVGVLIMGVVLYDIPVGVLAIGVIYALSGFWTTFMAKKDKA, encoded by the coding sequence ATGAATAATAACAATCACTTGCCAGATAATATAGCGCATCATGACGATGATCACGACGGCATCACCTTTGAGGTGGTGGAGCGTGAGGCGATCGATGGGCGCAAGCAGGTGCGCCGTGGCGTGTATTTGGTGCCAAATCTCATCACAACGGCATCCATGCTGTCGGCGTTTTTTTCCATTGTGGCAAGTAGTGAAGGGCGGCTGCATCAGGCGTGCTTGGCGATTTTTTTGTCGGCAATCTTAGACGGCATGGACGGACGAGCCGCTCGGATGCTCAATGCGCAAAGTCCTTTCGGGGAGCAGTTTGACAGCCTAGCGGATTGCATCGCCTTTGGGCTTGCACCTGCGATTTTGGTGTATCACTTTGCCTTGCATGAGCTTGGGCGATTTGGCTTGGCGTGTGCTTTTGTGTTTGCAGCGTGTGCGGCGTTTCGTTTGGCAAGATTTAATGTGCAAATCGGCGCAGTGGATAAAAAATACTTCATCGGTTTGGCAAGTCCGTTGGCAGCCATCTTGGTAGCATCAAGTGTGATGGTCGCCATCGATCATGCTGACTGGGTGGGTAGTATCGGTCAAAGCGTCGGTGTGGGCGAAATTGTGTTCGCAGCATGGACAGTCGTATGCGGTCTGCTCATGGTGAGTAATGTCAAATATTACAGCTTTAAAGAGTTCGACCGCCAAAAAGTGCCTTTTGTCGCACTCATTGTAGGTGTGCTTATCATGGGTGTTGTGCTGTATGACATTCCCGTGGGCGTGCTTGCCATTGGTGTGATTTATGCCTTGTCAGGATTTTGGACGACTTTTATGGCAAAAAAAGATAAAGCCTAA
- a CDS encoding 23S rRNA (adenine(2030)-N(6))-methyltransferase RlmJ, which yields MNYKHAYHAGNFADVAKHILLLQLLSQFSAKGKPFYVLDAYGGRGLYSLESTEATKTGEADKGIRALENADLGTPPKAIAQYLLDLQTARKTYDKHVYPGSPWWIANHALNHSKDAPLRAEAFEAVADEYDALNYQLYQLPIGIHHRDAFEGVPAVLPPKEKRGIILLDPPFEQEHKDFSRLVDLLVAAHKKFATGTFVLWYPIKNKEAVELFYKKMKRTEICRQLVCELNLYPNDVAVGMNGTGLHIINPPWQFDEHAKQILQTLAPILKPADAPAMNLDEMAVVKWLVGE from the coding sequence ATGAATTACAAACACGCCTACCACGCTGGTAACTTCGCTGATGTTGCCAAACACATTTTGCTATTACAGCTACTTTCTCAATTTTCCGCTAAGGGCAAGCCTTTTTATGTATTGGACGCTTATGGCGGACGAGGTCTGTATTCGCTAGAAAGCACCGAGGCGACCAAAACAGGCGAGGCGGATAAGGGCATTCGAGCCTTAGAAAACGCTGATTTGGGCACACCGCCAAAAGCCATTGCCCAGTATTTACTGGATTTACAAACCGCTCGTAAAACCTATGATAAGCATGTTTATCCAGGTTCGCCTTGGTGGATTGCCAATCACGCCCTAAATCACAGCAAAGACGCACCCTTGCGTGCCGAAGCCTTTGAAGCGGTGGCGGACGAGTACGATGCACTGAATTATCAGCTGTATCAGTTGCCGATTGGCATTCATCACCGTGATGCGTTTGAGGGCGTGCCTGCGGTTCTGCCACCCAAAGAAAAGCGAGGCATCATTTTGCTTGATCCACCTTTTGAGCAGGAGCATAAAGATTTTAGCCGTTTGGTAGATTTGCTTGTGGCAGCTCATAAGAAATTTGCCACAGGGACTTTTGTGCTTTGGTATCCGATTAAAAATAAAGAAGCGGTTGAGCTGTTTTACAAAAAAATGAAACGCACCGAGATTTGCCGCCAGCTTGTTTGTGAGCTAAACCTATACCCCAATGATGTGGCGGTGGGCATGAACGGCACTGGACTGCACATCATCAATCCACCTTGGCAATTTGACGAACACGCCAAACAGATTTTGCAGACGCTCGCCCCTATTTTAAAACCTGCGGACGCACCTGCCATGAATCTTGATGAGATGGCAGTCGTAAAATGGTTGGTGGGTGAATAA
- a CDS encoding 2OG-Fe(II) oxygenase, whose protein sequence is MTNFHTDWHTLVDSKLEHFIETGTMVLDDVFDADSLTALQTESGFIDYKEATLTHGERETAIRGDSIRWIDETCPAGTKYLAAINELGRYFNQTLYTGIRSSEAHYACYPAGFGYKWHKDNPQGRDERVISAVFYLNDDWQNTDGGQITVVNKQDETIQLLPQLNRLVIFDSNLLHQVEITNRQRFSIATWLRRDERLI, encoded by the coding sequence ATGACAAATTTTCACACCGACTGGCACACTCTTGTTGATTCAAAATTAGAGCATTTTATTGAAACTGGCACAATGGTGCTTGATGATGTTTTTGATGCCGACAGCTTGACTGCCTTACAAACAGAAAGCGGCTTTATTGACTATAAAGAAGCCACCTTGACGCACGGCGAGCGAGAAACTGCCATTCGTGGCGACAGCATTCGCTGGATTGATGAGACCTGCCCTGCAGGCACAAAATATCTGGCAGCAATCAATGAACTGGGGCGATATTTTAATCAAACTTTATATACAGGCATTCGCTCTAGCGAAGCTCATTATGCTTGCTATCCTGCTGGCTTTGGCTACAAATGGCATAAGGACAATCCGCAAGGGCGAGACGAGCGAGTGATTTCGGCGGTATTTTATTTAAATGACGATTGGCAAAACACCGATGGCGGGCAAATCACGGTCGTCAATAAACAGGACGAAACAATCCAGCTTTTGCCACAATTAAACCGACTGGTGATTTTTGACAGCAATCTATTGCACCAAGTGGAAATCACCAATCGTCAAAGATTTTCGATTGCTACTTGGCTAAGACGAGATGAAAGGTTGATTTAG